The genomic DNA CAAAGACTCTGTGACACAAACACAGTCGACATCGGTATCGGTACGCTCCTACCTCGCAGCAGGAGTCATGGGCACTGCGATGGTGGGATTGGGTGTCGCGCTGGCGACCGCGCCGGCGGAGCCTGCGTTCTCGGGCATCGAGATTCGGCTTGTGTCGAATGAAGCGGAGCTCGCAACGGAATGCGCGCCATCCGGGGCAGCGGCCGGCGAGAACTGTGGTGTGTCCTCTCGCGTCGGGAGCTCCGTGGCGCCGGCGGCGTTCGTCGCGACGCTGCCGACGGTGATCGGCTCCGGGGGTTGGCTGATCGGTGACGGACTCGATGCCGTCGAGGGTTGCGTGGGGACAGCGTGCAACGGTGGCAACGGTGGACTGCTCTGGGGTAATGGTGGCGACGCACTCAATGGTGGTCGCGGTGGCAACGCCGGGTTCCTGTTCGGCGACGGTGGAGCCGGTGGTGCGGGTTACGCCGCCTACTACGATCCCGAAACCGGTGAACGCCTGGCCCCTACGGCCGGTGGCCGTGGCGGTAACGGTGCGTTCCTGTTCGGCAACGGCGGCATCGGCGGCGACGGTGGTAGTGACGTCAACGCGCTCAACTCCTCAGTGGCCGCGGAGAACGACGCTGTGGGTGCGCGTGGCGGCAACGGCGGTAACGGCGGGATGTTCGGCGGCAGCGCCGGTGACGCCGGGTGGGGCGGAGATGCGTTTTCTGCCAACGGAAATGCTACCGGGGGGGCCGGCGGCACTGGAGGCTCGGCGACCAGGGGCAACGGCGGCTGGGGAGGTGATGGCGGCAACGCCGAGGCCTATGTCGGTGACGCGACAGCGGGCTCGGGCGGAACCGGCGGCAACACCGTCAACGGGAACGGCGGCGCAGGCGGTTGGGGTGGCGACGCGGTGGCCTATTCGAAGGGTGCCGTCGCGACGGGCGGCAACGGCGGACGCGGCGGCGATGCGGTGCTCGGTTCAGGAGGTGCCGGCGGACGCGGCGGCATCGGGACACCGGAGGACGAAGCCGACGGGTTCGGTGGTAACGGCGGAAGCGGTGGCTCCGTCGTCGTCGGCAACGGTGGCAACGGCGGCAACGGCGGTGGGGGCGACGCCCTGAACGGTGGCGGTACCGGTGGCAAGGGTGGCAACGGCGGCGATTCCGCGCTGGCCGGTACCGGTGGTAACGGCGGTGCCGGTGGTTACGGCCAGGTATGGGGCGATGATGAGGGCGTTTCGAGCGACAATGCCACCGGCGGCGCGGGCGGTTCAGGCGGGCGCGGTGGTCTCGTTGCCGGAGAGGGCGGCGACGGTGGTGACGGAGGCGACGCGACCATCCCGGCGGAGCCAGGCGGAACCGGTACCCCGACGGCGGGTGCGGGCGGAAGCGGTGGATCGGGTGGGCTCGGCGGTAGCCGCGGTGAAAGCGGCGAAGACGGCACCGCAGGTCGCAGCGATCCGGTGAGCGACAACTCGGGCGACGACGACTGAGGTCGCCGGTCCGGACACCGCGAGCAGACGCAAACTCGGATTGAGCGGGCTCGGATCACCCGAGTTCGCGTCTGCTCGGCAATGGTCCCTACTTCATCTGGAAGTTGGGCGCCCGCTTCTCTTTGAAGGCGCGCGGGCCTTCCTTGGCGTCATCGGAGAGGAACACCTCGATACCGATCTTGGTGTCGATCTTGAACGCGTCGTTCTCGTGCATGCCCTCGGTCTCGTGGATGGACCGCAGGATCGCCTGTACGGCCAGCGGCCCGTTGTTGTTGATCACCTCGGCGATCTCCAGCGCCTTGTCCAGGGCGGACCCGTCGGGCACGACATAGCCGATCAGCCCGTAGTCCAGTGCCTCGGCGGCGGTGATGTGGCGCCCGGTCAGCAGCAGATCGCAGGCGATGGTGTACGGGATCTGACGCACCAGGCGCACCGCGGAGCCACCCATGGGATAGAGGCTCCATTTCGCCTCGGAAATTCCGAATTTGGCGCTCTCCCCGGCGATGCGGATGTCGGTGCCCTGCAGGATCTCGGTACCGCCGGCGATCGCCGGACCTTCCACCGCCGCGATCAGCGGCTTGGTCAGCCGGCGGCCCTTGAGCAGCCCGTCGATCCGCGAGGGGTCATAGCTGCCATCTTTGAACGAATCGCCCGGCGGCTTGGCGGTGGCGGCCTTGAGGTCCATGCCCGCGCAGAAGTAGCCGCCGGCGCCGGTGAGGATGCAGGTGCGGATCTCCGGGTCGTTGTCCACCCGGTCCCACGCCTCGACCATGATCGAGAGCATCTCAGTAGAAAGCGCGTTGCGGGCCGCCGGCCGGTTCAGCGTCACGATCAGAGTGTGTCCGCGCTGCTCAACGAGGGCGTCGGGCTCTTTCTGGGGCTCGCTCACGGGCATCCGCCTTCCTGCATCATCGCCAGAGACTTGTCTAGAAATGTAACACGTTCTAGTTTAGGTTCTGTGGCCCTGAACATTGCCGATCTCGCCGAGCACGCCATCGACGCTGTGCCAGACCGTGTCGCCCTGATCTCGGGTGACGAGCAACTGACCTACGCCGAACTGGAGGACAAGGCCAACCGCCTCGCCCACTATCTCATCGACCATGGTGTCAAGAAGGACGACAAGGTCGGGTTGTACTGCCGCAACCGCATCGAGATCGTCATCGGCATGCTCGGCATCGTCAAGGCCGGCGCCATCCTGGTCAATATCAACTTCCGCTACGTCGAGGGCGAGCTGAAATACCTGTTCGAGAACTCCGACATGGTGGCGCTGATCCACGAGCGCCGCTACGCCGACCGGGTGGCCAATGTGCTGCCGGAGACGCCGAACGTCACGACGGTGCTCGTGGTCGAAGACGGATCCGAGGACGACTACTCGTCCTACGGCGGTGTGGAGTTCGAGGCGGCGCTGGCCGAGGGTGCACCGGAGCGTGACTTTGGCCCGCGCAGTGAAGACGACATCTACCTGCTCTACACCGGCGGCACCACGGGGTTCCCCAAGGGCGTGATGTGGCGGCACGAAGACATCTACCGGGTGTTGTTCGGCGGCACGGACTTTGCGACGGGCGAGCCGATCAAGGACGAGTACGACCTGTCCAAGCAGGCCGCCGAGAACGCGCCGATGATCCGGTACCCGATTCCGCCGATGATCCACGGCGCCACGCAATCGGCCACCTGGATGGCGCTGTTCTCCGGCCAAACCGTGGTGCTGGCACCGGAATTCGACGCCGACGAGGTGTGGAAGGCGATCCACGAGCACAAGGTGAACCTGCTGTTCTTCACCGGTGACGCGATGGCACGCCCGCTGCTCGATGCCCTCGAGGCCAACCAGGACAGCTATGACCTGAGCTCGCTGTTCCTGCTGGCCAGCACGGCGGCGCTGTTCTCCACCAGCCTGAAGGAAAAGTTCCTGGAGCTGCTGCCCAACCGGATCATCACCGACTCCATCGGATCCTCCGAAACCGGGTTCGGTGGCACCAGCGTGGTCGCCAAGGGGCAATCGCACACCGGCGGGCCGCGGGTCACCATCGACAAGAACACCAAGGTGCTCGACGAAGACGGCAACGAGGTGAAGCCTGGCTCGGGCGTGCGCGGCATCATCGCCAAGTGCGGTCATATCCCGGTCGGCTACTTCAAAGACGAGAAGAAGACCGCCGAGACCTTCAAGACGTTCAACGGCGTCCGCTACGCCATCCCCGGCGATTTCGCCGAAGTCGAGGCCGACGGCACCGTGACCATGCTGGGTCGTGGCTCGGTCTCCATCAACTCCGGCGGCGAGAAGATCTACCCCGAAGAGGTGGAGGCCGCACTCAAGGGCCACCCGGATGTCTTCGACGCTCTGGTGGTCGGGGTGCCGGACGAACGTTTCGGTCAGCATGTGGCCGCCGTGGTGCACCCGCGGGAAGGCGCCCGACCGACGCTGGCGGAACTGGATGCGTTTGTGCGCACCGAGATCGCCGGGTACAAGGTGCCGCGCAGCCTCTGGCTGGTGGACGGGATCAAACGCTCACCGGCCGGGAAACCCGACTACCGCTGGGCCAAGGACACCACCGAGGAACGTCCCGCCGATGACGTCCACGCCAAGCATGCAGGAGTGAAGGCATGAAAACAGAGCTTTGTGAGCGCTTCGGAATCGAATACCCGATTTTCGTCTTCACGCCGTCGGAGAAGGTGGCAGCCGCGGTCACCAAGGCCGGCGGGCTGGGGGTGCTCGGGTGTGTGCGGTTCAACGACGCCGACGACCTGGAGGACGTCCTGCAGTGGATGGACGCCAACACCGACGGCAAGCCGTACGGCGTCGACATCGTGATGCCCGCCAAGGTCCCCACCGAGGGCACCAGCGTCGACATCAACAAGCTGATCCCGCAGACCCACCGCGACTTCGTCGCCAAGACCCTGGCCGACCTCGGGGTGCCGCCGCTACCCGAGGACGAAGCCAAATCCGAAGGCGTACTGGGGTGGCTGCACTCGGTGGCCCGCAGCCACGTCGAGGTGGCGCTCAAGCACCCCATCAAGCTCATCGCCAACGCGCTGGGTTCCCCTCCCAAGGACGTCATCGACCAGGCGCACGCGGCCGGGGTCCCGGTGGCCGCGCTGGCCGGGTCGGCCAAACATGCCCGACGACATGTCGACAACGGCGTCGACATCGTCGTCGCCCAAGGCCATGAGGCCGGCGGGCACACCGGTGAAATCGGTTCGATGGTGCTCTGGCCCGAGATCGTCGACGCAGTCGGCGACAGCGCTGCGGTGCTGGCGGCCGGCGGGATCGGGACGGGCCGTCAGGTGGCCGCCGCGATGGCACTGGGCGCCCACGGCGTCTGGATGGGCTCGGCCTTCCTGACCTCGGCCGAGTACGACCTCGGGGTGCGCACCGAGGGCGGCACCTCGGTGATCCAGCAGGCGTTGCTGGCCGCCGATTCCAGCGGGACCGTGCGCCGCAAGATCTACACCGGCAAGCCGGCGCGGTTGCTCAAGAGTCGCTGGACGGACGCCTGGGACGCCGAGGGTGCCCCCGATCCGCTGCCCATGCCGCTGCAGAACATCCTGGTCAGCGAGGCCCACCAGCGGATGAGTGAGTCCAGCGACCCGACCACGGTCGCGATGCCCGTCGGGCAGATCGTGGGCCGGATGAACGAGATACGGCCGGTTGCCGACATCATCGCCGAACTGGTGAGCGGTTTCGATCAGGCCAGCAAGCGGCTCGACGACATCCGGGAAGGCTGAGCGCCCGTCATCCGGGCAGCAGCTCGAATTCCGCTCGCGTCGAGGGTTTTCCGTTGACCCGCAACTCGATGGCGTGGCCACCCGGGTAGTACGTGCGGGTGGTGATCGCGCGGAATGAGTGCACCTTGCGCACCGTGTGCTCCTCACCCGGGCCCAGGGTGGTGGTGGTCAGCTTGAACACCTTGTGCGACTGTCCGCCGTTGGCTCGGCGGTGGTGCACCGCGTAGTCGATGGCCAGCCGGGCCGGTTCCGCACCGTCGTTGCGGACGGTGGCGGAGAACTCGACCTCGCCGCCGAAGGGTACTGCTGAGCGGGTGAGCACCGGCCCGTCGACGGTGACGGTGGCCGCGGCGAACCCCAGCAGTTCCAGCGCCCCCGGATCGCCGCGTTTGACCAGGGTGCGTAAGGCGTGGCGCACCAGGGCCGGGGTGTTGTCGTCCGGCGCGGCGAGCCAGCGTCCCGCCGCGTCGACCACCAGGGCGGGGTGGTCGCGGCTGAGGTCGTTGAGGTGGTTGGCCACCGACCGGCGGACCACCGGATCGGGATCGCGGTACAGCGCATCGAGGACCGGAACCATGATGCCGGGCGCGTTGAGGATCTGCGGGACCCGGATGGCCCAGGGCAGATACGGGCGGGTGCCCTCCGAGGCGAGGCGGCGCACGGCGGGGTCCGGCGAGCCGGTCCACTTCACGATGATGGGCAGGGCCCGGTCGATGTCGTGACGCAGCAGGGTGCGGATGGCGAACTCGGCGCTGAGCTTTCCGGTGATCTCGGCCAACAGTGCCATCGCATCGTCGAAAGCCACTCGGGTGCCGTCGGATACCGCGCGCTGGGCGACGGCGGTGCTGACCGGCCAGACCATCCAGCCGTCGAGCTCCGCGGCCCGGACCACCTCGGCCAGGACTGCGGGATCACCCGGGACGTCGGCCAGCAGCGCATCGCGCAACAGGTCAGCCCTGGCCCGCAGGGGCAGCGGTGCCAGTGCCGCGCCCGCAGCGCGCAGCTGCGGCGCACTGCCGGTCACCGCCTCGACGGCATCGGCCAGCGCGTCGGCGGTCGCGCGGTTGATCAGTTCCTCGGCCAGCGGCATGGCGCGATGGTAGCGGCGACCTCGGACAGTGCGGGCGTATGTTGGCAGCGTGAACGGAGCCCGGGCACTGCTGAACACGCTCGTCGACGGCGGTGTGCAGGTGTGCTTCGCCAATCCCGGCACCTCGGAGATGCACTTCGTGGCCGCGCTGGACGCGGTGCCGCAGATGCGCGGGGTGCTGGGCCTTTTCGAGGGTGTGGCGGCGGGCGCCGCGGACGGCTACGCGCGGATCACCGGGAGACCGGCTGCGGTCCTGCTGCACCTCGGTCCGGGGTTGGGCAATGCGATCGCCAACCTGCACAACGCGCGCCGTGCCCGGGTTCCCGTCGTCGTGGTGGTCGGCGACCACGCCCTCGATCACAAGAAGTACGACGCGCCCCTGGAGTCGGATATCGATGCGCTGGCAGCCACCGTGTCGGGCTGGGTGCGGCGCAGCATGCGGGTCGAGGATGTCGCCGCCGACGCGGCCGAGGCCATCGCGGCCGCGCGCAGCGGTCAGGTGGCGACGCTGATCCTGCCCGCGGACGTGTCGTGGTCCGAGGGAGCCGCGCCGGCCCCGCACACGGCACTCGGTGCTGATGCCCCGGTTGACACCGCTGCGGTGGACGACGCCGCGGAGACCCTCACCTCCGGTGCCCCGGTGGTGGTGCTCACCGGGGGAGACGCCAACCGGCGCCCCGGCTTGGACGCGGCGGCGCGGGTCGCCACCGTCGGCGAGACCCGGTGGCTGTGCGAGACGTTCCCCACTCGGCTGGAGCGCGGCGCCGGACTGCCCGCCGTGGACCGGCTGGCGTACTTCGCCGAGGCGGCCGAAGAGCAGCTCGCCGGGGCGTCGCACCTCATCCTGGCCGGAGCCGCCTCGCCGGTGTCGTTCTTCGCCTACCCGGGCCGGGCCAGTGACCTGGTGCCCGCCGGCTGCCAGGTGCACCGCCTGGCCGGGCCCGAGGGTGCGGCCGCCGCGCTGTCCGCGTTGGCCGAGACGGTGGCTCCCGGCGCGTCCGCGCCGCTGGCCGCCGCGGTCCGGCCGGAACGGCCGACCGGCCCGCTCACCTGCTTTGCCATCGCCCGGGCCGTGGGCGCGCTGCTGCCCGAACGCGCGATCATCGTCGACGAGGCCAACACCGGTGGCGTCGGACTGCCTGCGGCCACCGCCGGTGCGCCGGCCCACGACGTCCTGACCCTCACCGGCGGCGCCATCGGCTTCGGGATGCCGGCCGCCATCGGCGCTGCCGTGGCCGCGCCTGACCGTCCGGTGCTCTCGCTGCAGGCCGACGGCTCGGCCATGTACACGGTGTCCGCACTGTGGACGCAGGCCCGCGAGAAACTCGACATCACCACAGTGGTGTTCAACAACGCGGTCTACGACATCCTGCGGGTGGAGCTGGCACGCGTGGGCGTCGACGGTGGCGCCGGCGCCAAGGCGAGCGATCTACTCGACATCGGCCGTCCGACACTCGATTTCGTGTCGATTGCCCAGGGGATGGGTGTTCCCGCCCGCCGGGTCAGCACCGGCGAGGAGCTGGTGGCCGCACTCGAGGAGGCATTCGGCGAGCCCGGACCGCACCTCATCGACGCGGTGGTGCCGTCACTGCTGGGCTGACGACGTTGTCCGATTCGTCCACGACCCGCCCGACCGCTGCTGCCTACCGTTGCTCCATGAGCATCACCTTGACCGCCGCCTGCATCGAGATCGTCGCGTCCGATCTGGACCGTTCGCTGGCCTTCTACCGGCTACTGGGACTCGACATCCCCGCAACCGAGGGACCGCACGTCGACGTGGAACTACCGGGCGGCAACACCCTCGCCTTCGACACCGAGGACACCATCGCAGCGATGCACCCGGGCTGGAGCCCGCCGGCCGCCGCGGGCCGGGTCACCATCGGCTTCCAACTGCAATCCCCGGCCGACGTCGACGCGCTGTACGAGACGGTGACGTCCGCCGGACACCACGGTGTGTTGACACCGTTCGACGCCCCGTGGGGACAGCGCTACGCGACGGTCGCCGACCCGGACGGGACGTCGGTGGATCTCTACGCGCTGTCGCCGAGCTGACGCAGCGGAACACCCGCCAGGGCGCGGCACTCGCGGTGCAGGTGCGGGTGATCGGCGTAGCCGGCCCGGGCCGCGGCGTCGCCCAGGCTGACTCCGGCATCCATCAGCGCCAGTGCCCGACGCAGCCGCAGGATTCGGCGCAGCATCGCCGGGGGGTAGCCGTACACCGTGACGCACTGGCGTTGTAATGTGCGGGCGCTGTAACCGGCGTGGGCGGCCACTGTGCTCACCGCGGCACCGGTGGCCAGCCCGTGGGTGATCGACCGCAGCACCGGCAGCGACCACGGGGCTGTGCTCGAACACGCCTGCGTCGCAGCCAGTTCCATCACCGCAGCAGGCAGCTCGGCGCCCGCCAGGTCGGGACGCACCTCGCTCAGCGGCACCCGCAGATCACGCAGCTCCGCGGCGGACACACCGAGCAGCCGCGGCAATACGCCGGGACGGAAGCGCACACCTCGGGCGTGGGACCGCTGACGACTCAGGTGCGCACCCGTGTCCGGCCCGGCGACGACGAGCCGACCGTCGAGGTCGATCAGATCCATGCACCCGTCCGGCAGCACCCGAACCTGCCGGGACCCGCGCGATGACCACACACACTCGGCGAGCTCGCGCAGCGGTGCCGGTGGCCGGGCCTCGCGATAGCTCACGTCTCGACGGTAACCCGTCTGGCCAGGTTCTGCCGCACCTCGTCCTGCCAGATGTCGTAGGCGTGCGTGGTGTCGACCTCCTGCTCGAAGCGGTCGGTCATCTCCGGTGCGACATCGGCAGCGTCGACGTAGAACTGCTCGTACCAGCGGCGGTGCTGGTACACCGCACCGTCCTCCTCGGTGAGCAGCGGATTGTCGATCCGGGTCTTGTTCTTCCAGATCTCCACGTCCTCGAGGAAGCCGTCGCCGAACGACTTGCTCATGGCGGCAGCCAGCTTGACCGCTTTGTCGGCGGGCAGGCCCTCCATCGCCTGCACGGCCACCCCCCACTGCAGGCGGAACGAGTTGTGCGTGACGGGATAGTGGCAGTTGATCAGGGCCACCTCGACGGTGAAGCCGGGCGCGAGGTCGTTGTGCAGCCAGTTGATCATGTAGGCGGGCCCGAAGTACGTGGCTTCCGATCGCAGATACGTTCCCTCCCACACCTTGTCCGGATCGGCCATGTAGTCGGCGCGGGGTTTGGATTCCATGAACTGGCT from Mycolicibacterium tokaiense includes the following:
- a CDS encoding helix-turn-helix domain-containing protein, with protein sequence MSYREARPPAPLRELAECVWSSRGSRQVRVLPDGCMDLIDLDGRLVVAGPDTGAHLSRQRSHARGVRFRPGVLPRLLGVSAAELRDLRVPLSEVRPDLAGAELPAAVMELAATQACSSTAPWSLPVLRSITHGLATGAAVSTVAAHAGYSARTLQRQCVTVYGYPPAMLRRILRLRRALALMDAGVSLGDAAARAGYADHPHLHRECRALAGVPLRQLGDSA
- a CDS encoding acyl-CoA synthetase — its product is MALNIADLAEHAIDAVPDRVALISGDEQLTYAELEDKANRLAHYLIDHGVKKDDKVGLYCRNRIEIVIGMLGIVKAGAILVNINFRYVEGELKYLFENSDMVALIHERRYADRVANVLPETPNVTTVLVVEDGSEDDYSSYGGVEFEAALAEGAPERDFGPRSEDDIYLLYTGGTTGFPKGVMWRHEDIYRVLFGGTDFATGEPIKDEYDLSKQAAENAPMIRYPIPPMIHGATQSATWMALFSGQTVVLAPEFDADEVWKAIHEHKVNLLFFTGDAMARPLLDALEANQDSYDLSSLFLLASTAALFSTSLKEKFLELLPNRIITDSIGSSETGFGGTSVVAKGQSHTGGPRVTIDKNTKVLDEDGNEVKPGSGVRGIIAKCGHIPVGYFKDEKKTAETFKTFNGVRYAIPGDFAEVEADGTVTMLGRGSVSINSGGEKIYPEEVEAALKGHPDVFDALVVGVPDERFGQHVAAVVHPREGARPTLAELDAFVRTEIAGYKVPRSLWLVDGIKRSPAGKPDYRWAKDTTEERPADDVHAKHAGVKA
- a CDS encoding NAD(P)H-dependent flavin oxidoreductase, with the protein product MKTELCERFGIEYPIFVFTPSEKVAAAVTKAGGLGVLGCVRFNDADDLEDVLQWMDANTDGKPYGVDIVMPAKVPTEGTSVDINKLIPQTHRDFVAKTLADLGVPPLPEDEAKSEGVLGWLHSVARSHVEVALKHPIKLIANALGSPPKDVIDQAHAAGVPVAALAGSAKHARRHVDNGVDIVVAQGHEAGGHTGEIGSMVLWPEIVDAVGDSAAVLAAGGIGTGRQVAAAMALGAHGVWMGSAFLTSAEYDLGVRTEGGTSVIQQALLAADSSGTVRRKIYTGKPARLLKSRWTDAWDAEGAPDPLPMPLQNILVSEAHQRMSESSDPTTVAMPVGQIVGRMNEIRPVADIIAELVSGFDQASKRLDDIREG
- a CDS encoding acetolactate synthase large subunit, which encodes MNGARALLNTLVDGGVQVCFANPGTSEMHFVAALDAVPQMRGVLGLFEGVAAGAADGYARITGRPAAVLLHLGPGLGNAIANLHNARRARVPVVVVVGDHALDHKKYDAPLESDIDALAATVSGWVRRSMRVEDVAADAAEAIAAARSGQVATLILPADVSWSEGAAPAPHTALGADAPVDTAAVDDAAETLTSGAPVVVLTGGDANRRPGLDAAARVATVGETRWLCETFPTRLERGAGLPAVDRLAYFAEAAEEQLAGASHLILAGAASPVSFFAYPGRASDLVPAGCQVHRLAGPEGAAAALSALAETVAPGASAPLAAAVRPERPTGPLTCFAIARAVGALLPERAIIVDEANTGGVGLPAATAGAPAHDVLTLTGGAIGFGMPAAIGAAVAAPDRPVLSLQADGSAMYTVSALWTQAREKLDITTVVFNNAVYDILRVELARVGVDGGAGAKASDLLDIGRPTLDFVSIAQGMGVPARRVSTGEELVAALEEAFGEPGPHLIDAVVPSLLG
- a CDS encoding VOC family protein, yielding MSITLTAACIEIVASDLDRSLAFYRLLGLDIPATEGPHVDVELPGGNTLAFDTEDTIAAMHPGWSPPAAAGRVTIGFQLQSPADVDALYETVTSAGHHGVLTPFDAPWGQRYATVADPDGTSVDLYALSPS
- a CDS encoding DNA alkylation repair protein, whose protein sequence is MPLAEELINRATADALADAVEAVTGSAPQLRAAGAALAPLPLRARADLLRDALLADVPGDPAVLAEVVRAAELDGWMVWPVSTAVAQRAVSDGTRVAFDDAMALLAEITGKLSAEFAIRTLLRHDIDRALPIIVKWTGSPDPAVRRLASEGTRPYLPWAIRVPQILNAPGIMVPVLDALYRDPDPVVRRSVANHLNDLSRDHPALVVDAAGRWLAAPDDNTPALVRHALRTLVKRGDPGALELLGFAAATVTVDGPVLTRSAVPFGGEVEFSATVRNDGAEPARLAIDYAVHHRRANGGQSHKVFKLTTTTLGPGEEHTVRKVHSFRAITTRTYYPGGHAIELRVNGKPSTRAEFELLPG
- a CDS encoding crotonase/enoyl-CoA hydratase family protein, encoding MSEPQKEPDALVEQRGHTLIVTLNRPAARNALSTEMLSIMVEAWDRVDNDPEIRTCILTGAGGYFCAGMDLKAATAKPPGDSFKDGSYDPSRIDGLLKGRRLTKPLIAAVEGPAIAGGTEILQGTDIRIAGESAKFGISEAKWSLYPMGGSAVRLVRQIPYTIACDLLLTGRHITAAEALDYGLIGYVVPDGSALDKALEIAEVINNNGPLAVQAILRSIHETEGMHENDAFKIDTKIGIEVFLSDDAKEGPRAFKEKRAPNFQMK